The Peribacillus simplex genome contains a region encoding:
- a CDS encoding peptidoglycan-binding protein, whose translation MKKILLTILTASVFILGVCMPTKGEAAALDRTLSFGMSNSDVKVLQELLLTKGVFPYHEATGYYGPITKESVKKYQEKSGLKVDGIAGTQTNQKIQVLKSGDMGRPVAELQRLLKAWDVYTSTIDGIYGTGTKQAVINFQKQKGLSADGIAGARTLSKLKERASSASSAVKEITVTSTAYTASCEGCSGTTRMGVDLKKYDDAKLIAVDPNVIPLGSIVEVEGYGQAIAADTGGAIKGNRIDVFIAGEADALTWGRKQVNVKIIR comes from the coding sequence ATGAAGAAAATTTTATTAACGATCCTAACGGCTTCTGTATTCATTCTAGGAGTATGCATGCCAACAAAAGGCGAAGCCGCTGCTTTGGATCGCACACTTTCATTTGGAATGAGTAATAGTGATGTAAAAGTATTACAAGAATTATTACTGACAAAAGGGGTCTTTCCCTATCACGAAGCAACAGGTTACTACGGACCGATTACAAAAGAATCCGTAAAGAAGTATCAGGAAAAATCAGGACTGAAAGTCGATGGAATAGCAGGAACTCAAACGAATCAGAAAATACAGGTACTAAAAAGCGGGGATATGGGAAGACCTGTAGCTGAACTGCAAAGGTTATTGAAAGCCTGGGACGTTTACACATCAACGATCGATGGCATTTATGGAACAGGTACAAAGCAAGCCGTCATCAACTTTCAAAAGCAAAAGGGATTATCGGCTGATGGAATAGCCGGTGCACGGACCCTCAGTAAATTAAAAGAAAGAGCAAGTTCAGCAAGCTCTGCCGTTAAAGAAATAACGGTTACAAGTACAGCATATACAGCGAGCTGCGAGGGATGCTCAGGAACTACAAGAATGGGCGTTGACCTTAAAAAATATGATGATGCCAAACTGATAGCAGTCGATCCGAACGTGATTCCGCTAGGATCCATCGTTGAAGTTGAGGGCTATGGACAAGCAATTGCTGCAGATACGGGCGGCGCGATCAAAGGAAACAGAATCGATGTATTCATCGCGGGTGAAGCGGATGCTTTAACGTGGGGAAGAAAGCAAGTGAACGTGAAGATTATTAGATGA
- a CDS encoding GNAT family N-acetyltransferase, whose translation MSEMKNNGLAYLIRTGELEDAEAVLDVQNSVISEGEYFIAVSEEFNKTPAQQRDWIRRLLENERETIIVAEINGEVIGWIGFQSENRKRMSHKGSFGVMIRKNYRGMGIGKELIKALLEWAEANPFIEKVSLGVFSTNHRAISLYKRLGFVEEGRKIKEFKMSEREYADDIIMYKMV comes from the coding sequence ATGTCAGAGATGAAAAATAATGGACTTGCATATCTGATTCGGACAGGTGAATTGGAAGATGCGGAAGCGGTTTTGGATGTACAGAATTCCGTTATTTCCGAAGGAGAGTATTTTATTGCGGTATCGGAGGAGTTCAATAAAACACCAGCACAACAAAGAGATTGGATCCGAAGGTTATTGGAAAATGAACGAGAAACCATCATCGTGGCCGAAATAAATGGTGAAGTGATTGGGTGGATAGGATTTCAATCGGAAAATAGGAAGAGAATGTCTCACAAGGGCTCATTTGGGGTGATGATCAGAAAAAATTACAGAGGGATGGGGATTGGAAAAGAGCTTATTAAAGCATTATTGGAATGGGCAGAAGCCAATCCGTTCATTGAAAAGGTGAGCTTGGGAGTTTTTTCAACAAATCATCGGGCAATATCATTGTATAAAAGGCTGGGGTTTGTTGAAGAGGGCCGTAAAATAAAGGAATTCAAGATGAGCGAACGTGAATACGCCGATGATATCATCATGTACAAAATGGTTTGA
- a CDS encoding phosphotransferase enzyme family protein: protein MEASVERIFSNELVKLAGHLFQVNAVDPVKLGDAENYVFEVYRDGTPYILRMTHQSHRTKGQVLAELKWIEYLQNNSSEIPKVLSSKENNLVEIVKGSDGTEFYCCLFEKAPGVRMKVTDESFDGPLFFEWGRTIGQMHKQTKNYQPETKFKRLDWHEEELLNAELYQSDVPEQLMHQQELIKKKLNALPVHQDNFGLIHSDIHNGNFHFHEGKIHVFDFDDCSYHWFASDLAIPLYYLIWSLEREGIKGLDEYAAKFMREFIKGYETENILAPEEYEAIPLFLKLRDLTLYNFFHKKYDLKNADGQLFKTVKSIEQRIIESRPIVHFDPNMVH, encoded by the coding sequence ATGGAAGCGTCGGTAGAGCGGATTTTTTCTAATGAATTGGTGAAATTGGCTGGGCATCTTTTTCAAGTGAATGCTGTGGACCCGGTTAAACTTGGAGATGCAGAGAACTATGTATTTGAGGTTTACAGGGATGGAACGCCATACATCTTAAGAATGACACATCAATCGCATCGTACAAAAGGTCAAGTGCTTGCTGAATTAAAGTGGATTGAATATTTACAGAATAATAGTAGTGAAATTCCTAAAGTTCTCTCTTCGAAAGAAAATAACTTAGTTGAAATTGTAAAGGGTTCGGATGGTACGGAATTTTATTGTTGCCTGTTTGAAAAAGCTCCTGGTGTAAGGATGAAAGTCACCGATGAAAGTTTCGATGGACCTTTATTTTTTGAATGGGGAAGAACGATTGGCCAAATGCATAAACAAACTAAAAATTATCAGCCTGAAACAAAATTTAAAAGGCTGGATTGGCATGAAGAGGAACTATTGAATGCCGAACTCTACCAATCCGATGTTCCAGAGCAATTGATGCACCAACAAGAATTAATCAAGAAGAAATTAAATGCCCTTCCAGTTCATCAAGATAATTTTGGATTGATCCATTCTGATATACATAACGGCAATTTCCATTTTCATGAGGGGAAGATTCATGTTTTTGACTTTGATGACTGTTCTTATCACTGGTTTGCCAGCGATTTGGCCATACCTCTGTACTATTTGATATGGAGTTTGGAACGTGAAGGGATAAAAGGGCTCGATGAATATGCCGCCAAGTTCATGAGGGAATTCATAAAAGGCTATGAAACGGAAAATATCCTGGCACCTGAGGAATACGAAGCGATTCCTCTATTTTTAAAGTTAAGGGATCTAACGTTATATAATTTTTTTCATAAAAAGTATGATTTGAAGAATGCGGATGGTCAATTATTCAAAACCGTCAAAAGTATCGAACAAAGAATCATTGAAAGCCGTCCTATTGTTCACTTCGATCCGAACATGGTTCATTAA